A genomic stretch from Malus domestica chromosome 15, GDT2T_hap1 includes:
- the LOC103415545 gene encoding uncharacterized protein, giving the protein MLEQLLIFTRGGLILWTCKELGNALKGSPIDTLIRSCLLEERSGLASFDYSAPGAAYTLKWTFHNELGLVFVAVYQKILHLLYVDELLSMVKHEFSEIYDPKRTVYADFDETFRQLKKEAEARAEELKKSKQVGKPVNNKKQGQVQKTGLGGDKKKNEGGLASDGGDGDNMKGRKLENGISNGNHVDFKESNGTANGKENTSSNLGAFDVNKLQKLRSKAGKKTEKTATVDSKGSKAEPKKKITKKNRVWDDKPPESKLDFTDPVGENGDNNIEVVAADHGESMMDKEEDFGSESEEEEEEDVGKESKPDKQKKGWFSSMFQSIAGKANLERSDLEPALKALKDRLMTKNVAEEIAEKLCESVAASLEGKKLASFTRISSTVQTAMEDALVRILTPRRSIDILRDVHAAKEQRKPYVVVFVGVNGVGKSTNLAKVAYWLQQHNVSVMMAACDTFRSGAVEQLRTHARRLQIPIFEKGYEKDPAVVAKEAIQEATHNGSDVVLVDTAGRMQDNEPLMRALSKLVNLNNPDLVLFVGEALVGNDAVDQLSKFNQKLADLSTSQTPRLIDGILLTKFDTIDDKVGAALSMVYISGAPVMFVGCGQSYTDLKKLNVKSIVKTLLK; this is encoded by the exons ATGTTAGAACAATTACTGATATTTACTAGAGGAGGATTAATCCTCTGGACATGCAAAGAGCTTGGAAATGCTCTTAAGGGATCTCCAATCGACACCTTGATCCGATCCTGTCTTTTGGAGGAACGGTCTGGTTTAGCTTCTTTCGATTACAGTGCCCCTGGGGCTGCTTACACGCTCAAATGGACCTTCCACAATGAGCTCGGGCTCGTGTTTGTCGCTGTTTATCAGAAGATTCTCCATCTGTTGTATGTGGATGAACTGCTTTCGATGGTGAAACATGAGTTCTCGGAGATTTATGATCCGAAAAGGACAGTCTATGCTGACTTTGATGAAACTTTTCGACAACTGAAGAAGGAGGCCGAGGCTAGGGCGGAGGAATTGAAGAAGTCAAAGCAGGTGGGTAAGCCTGTGAACAATAAGAAGCAAGGGCAGGTGCAGAAGACTGGACTTGGAGGAGACAAGAAAAAGAATGAAGGTGGTTTGGCAAGTGATGGCGGGGATGGAGATAATATGAAGGGCCGCAAATTGGAGAATGGGATCTCCAATGGTAATCACGTGGATTTCAAAGAATCTAATGGTACTGCTAACGGAAAAGAAAATACTAGTTCCAATCTTGGGGCTTTTGATGTAAATAAGCTTCAGAAACTTAGGTCGAAGGCTGGGAAGAAGACAGAGAAAACAGCTACTGTTGATAGCAAGGGCTCCAAGGCCGAGCCAAAAAAGAAGATAACAAAGAAGAATAGAGTTTGGGATGATAAACCTCCTGAGTCGAAACTGGATTTTACGGATCCTGTGGGTGAGAATGGAGACAACAATATTGAGGTCGTGGCAGCAGATCACGGTGAAAGTATGATGGACAAAGAAGAGGATTTCGGTAGTGAAagtgaggaggaagaggaagaggatgtTGGGAAGGAAAGCAAGCCTGATAAGCAAAAGAAGGGGTGGTTTTCATCTATGTTCCAGAG TATTGCTGGCAAGGCAAACTTGGAGAGGTCTGACCTGGAACCAGCTTTGAAAGCTCTCAAGGATAGGCTCATGACCAAGAATGTG GCCGAGGAGATTGCTGAGAAGCTTTGTGAATCAGTGGCAGCTAGTCTTGAGGGGAAAAAGCTGGCTTCGTTCACAAGAATATCTTCTACCGTGCAG ACTGCGATGGAAGATGCCCTTGTTCGTATTTTAACTCCCAGGCGCTCTATTGATATACTGAGGGATGTGCATGCTGCCAAGGAACAAAGGAAGCCGTATGTCGTTGTTTTTGTTGGTGTCAATGGAGTGGGGAAATCTACCAATTTGGCTAAG GTTGCTTATTGGCTTCAACAGCATAACGTCAGTGTTATGATGGCTGCCTGCGATACATTTCGATCTGGAGCTGTGGAGCAGCTGCGTACTCATGCACGTAGACTCCAG ATCCCTATTTTTGAGAAGGGATACGAGAAAGATCCTGCAGTTGTAGCTAAGGAAGCAATCCAGGAGGCCACACACAATGGTTCTGATGTGGTTCTTGTTGATACAGCTGGTCGTATGCAG GATAATGAGCCATTGATGAGGGCACTGTCAAAGCTTGTCAATCTTAACAACCCAGATCTTGTCTTGTTCGTTGGAGAGGCACTGGTTGGGAATGATGCCGTTGATCAGCTTTCGAAGTTTAATCAG AAATTAGCGGACCTCTCAACTTCGCAAACTCCTAGATTGATAGATGGGATATTGCTCACTAAGTTCGACACTATTGACGATAAG GTTGGGGCTGCGCTGTCCATGGTTTACATATCTGGAGCTCCCGTCATGTTTGTCGGGTGTGGGCAGTCGTACACTGACCTCAAGAAGCTGAATGTGAAATCTATCGTGAAGACACTCCTGAAATGA